Within Oligoflexus sp., the genomic segment GAACTCCTTGCGTCAGGATCTTAAGGACCATTACGGAGCCACGCTCCTGATAGCCAGGACTATGGACGAGGCGCTGACGCGTATTCGCCGTGAAATCCAGGTGGAACGGGTGCTGTGGAACAGGTCCTACGAACCCCAGCAGCTCGCCCATGATCAGGCTTTCGAGGAACGCATCAAAACCCAGGGAATCAAACCTGGAGTCTGCATCGGCTCGGTTCTGTCCGAGCCTTGGGATATCAAAAACAAAAGCGGTCAGCCCTTTAAGGTTTTCACACCCTTTTATAAGACCTTCCTGGCCCGTGGCACGCCGCCGGCTCCGCTTCCGAAACCGAAAAAAATCGAGACTCTTCCGCTGGCCGATGTTCCCGAAGGTGCGGTGGATGATCTCCAGCTGCTGCCGCAAAAACCGCGCTGGGATCTTTCCATGATGAAGGACTGGCCCACGAGCGAAGGCGCGTGGTGGCAGGCGTGGAAGACCTTTCGGCACAAGCACCTGTCCGACTACGGCACCGGCCGCGACATTCCCTCGCAGCATGGGACCTCGCGCCTGAGCGTTCCCCTTCACTTCGGACAGATCTCCCCGCGATCCCTTTGGGCCGATGCACGGGCGCATCCGAACTCCGGCACTGAAATCTGGCTGCGGCAGCTGGTCTGGCGTGAGTTTGCGATTTCGAGTCTTTTTCACATTCCGACCATGGACCGCGAGCCGATACTGGAGCCCTTTCGTAAATTCCCCTGGGTGAACGAACCGGAGCAGCTGAATGCCTGGCAGCGCGGCCGCACCGGCTTTCCCATCATTGATGCCGGCATGCGCGAACTTTGGTCCACGGGCTGGATGCACAACCGGGTCCGCATGATCGTTGGGTCCTTTCTTGTCAAAAATCTTCATTTGAACTGGACCGAGGGCTCGGCCCATTTCTGGGACACCCTGATCGACGCCGATCGCGCCAACAACGCGATGGGCTGGCAATGGGTTGCGGGCTGCGGCATTGATCCCTCGCCTTACTTCCGTATTTTCAATCCCATGGTGCAAAGCGAAAAGTTCGATCCCGAGGGCGATTACATCAAACGCTGGGTGCCGGAACTCGCCGCACTTCCCCAACGCTTTATCCACAGCCCTTGGAAAGCGCCGGCCAACATCCGCCGCCTTGCCCCTGATTACCCCGAGCCCATCGTGGACTTTGCAAGCTCCCGACAGCAGGCGCTCATGTTTTACGACAGGATCAAAAGTCGCGTGTGACAAAGCCCCCTCCCACGGCTATGGTGAAAGTCAGGAGGGATAGCCCATGACTGTCTGGAAAAATGTTTTAAAAGACCCGCGCCTCTTGCGCTTTGGCATGAACGTGTGGCCGCCCTTCGTGGGAGCCGGGATCGTGGTCGAGGAATTGGCTGCGGACTATACATACGTGCGCGTGGCCTTGAAACCCACCATCTTCAATCGCAACTACGTCGGCACGCATTTCGGAGGCAGCCTCTTCGCGATGACCGATCCCTTCTTCATGCTGATGCTCATCCGAAACATGGGCTCCCATTATTATGTTTGGGATCGCTCGGCGCGCATTGATTTCATCGCCCCTGGCAAAGGCCGCGTGTTTTCTGAAATGCGCATCACAGCCGATGATCTGAAGGAAATGCGCGAGGCCACGGCGTCAGGCGAAAAGTTTGAACGCGATTTTGAAACGGAAATCAAAGAGGAAGATGGCTCGATCGTCGCAAAAGTCAGCAAACGCATCTACGCGAGGCTGAAGCCCGAGCATCGCCCGCGCGCATGATTTTCCATGAAATCGAAGGAAATTTGTTCAGCGGGATTTGAGCATTTGCCGCGATATGCTGCGCATGCAGCAGAAAGCCGTGAAGAGCCTCGTGCGGGCTCTTTTTTTACGCCTGTGATTCCAGTAGTTTATCAATTGCCGCCGCTGGCACTGGCCTTGCTTAGTAATCCGTACAGGGGAATAGCACCCCGAGGAGATGAAACCATGCTGGCCTCAAACGGAAACTACTTGCAGAATTCGGCGCGCATCCTCCTGGTTGATGATGAAGACCTACTATCCTGGTGCATCGAGATGGAACTCTGCGCCATGGGTTTTGATGTGAGAACCGCAAACAGTCTTAAGGTGGCTCGCGAGCAGCTTGAAAGTTTCGAGCCTGATCTGATCATCTGTGACCAGGGCCTGCCGGATGGCTGGGGGACGGAGTTCGTCAAACGACTCAAGCGTCCGGTCCCAGTCATCATGATTACGGCCTTCACACCGCCCCGGATCGAGGATCTGAATGCGGTGGGCATCCGGAAACTCCTCCGCAAACCCTTTGATCTGGATGTTTTAACGTCCGAAGTGCAAAAGCACCTCAAAACATTTTCCCTCCCTGGGTCCAGTCCTTTTCCTCCGCCTGGTGCAGCCTTGGAAGGGTGATCACAAAGCGGGTGTTGGGGCAGCTTTTATCCAGGGCCACCATGCCCTGATGATTGTCGACGATGGAGCGGGCAATGCTGAGCCCAAGTCCTGTTCCCCGTCCCACGGGCTTGGTCGTATAAAAGGGCTGAAACATTTTGTCCGCAACCTCTTTGGGAATGCCGGATCCACTGTCGGTGATCTGAAATTCGACGACGCCGGCCTGCTCGGTGGCGGTGATCTGAATCCAGCGATCTTCGAGTTCCTGGATCGCGTCGCAGGCGTTCAGAATGAAATTCACCAGCATCTGGCTGATCTCGGTGATGCGGCATTCCATGGTGAGATAGGGATTCGGCACATCAATGGAAATGCGGACACCGCATTTGCGAAGCTTATACGAGCAGTAATCGGAAACCTGATTCAGGATCGTCAGGACGCCTTCGCTTTGAAAGGGATCGCGCGATCCATCACGGGCATAGGTCAGCATCCCTTGAATGATGTCCCGCATGCGTTTGGCGTCACGACGGACCCGCGGCACGGTCTGCATGAACATATCAAGGTCAAGATTCTGACGTTCATACTGCGACTCGATCACATCGAGCCAGGCATTGATCGAGGCCGCCGGATTCCCCAGCTCATGCGCAATTCCTGCCGCGAGCTCGCCTAAACTGGCCATTTTCTCGGCATACATGCTGCGCATGCGTTCCTTTTCCAGTTTTTCCTGCATCTGTTTTTTCTCGGTCACATCGAAACGAATCGCCACGAATTGATAGGGTTTGCCCAGGTCGTTCAGGAAAGGAACGATGGTGGTGTCGACCCAATAGGTTTCGCCGGCCTTGGTCTTGTTGCGGATTTCGCCCTTCCAGACGCGCCCCGAACTGATCGTACGCCAAAGGTCGCGGAAAAAATCGGGGCCGTGGAAGCCTGATTTCAAGACGGAATGCGTCTTGCCAATGAGTTCCTCGCGTTCATAGCCGGAAATGCGGCAGAACGTGTCGTTGACATAAGAGATGACCCCGCGCTGATCAGTGATGGCCACAATCGCCGATTCATCGAGCGCCATTTTTTGATCACGGATCTGGCGGAAGGATTTTTTCAGCTCATCCTCAAGCTTGTCGCGATAGGTCTGGTCGAGTGCGGTCAAACAGTAGCCGCGGACGCTGCCGTCCTCATGCACGAGGCGCTGCGCTTTCCAGGTCAGATGCAGGATTTGATCCGGGGCGGCCTGATGATGCACCCCAAGGCTGACCGGCCCTGTGGAGCGGTCACAGCTTTCCATGAGCTTAAAAAGAGGCGCACTGAACTCTTCATCCAGCGCGCGCGTGAGTTTTTGATTTTTTTCCAATCGGGGAAAAAGACGCAGGGTCTGCGGGCTGAAATCTATCACATCGAAGTTCGGGCCGAGCAGCAGCATCGGCGTTTCCGCAAGGCCCAGCAGGGTTTGAACAACGTCGTCCTGAGCCAGAAAAAGTCCTGAAGTCACAAAACCACCTCCTCTGAGTGGAATGACAATAACCCACAACTTTGTCCGTGCCCAGAGCAGGAAAGACGGGTCTGCAGCAAAGCGCGGGATCGCGCGTCCTGTGGGGGTGAATCGGGAATGCGGATCCGCACCCGGGGTCTTTCCCTCACAGAACAGCAATACCCTTGAAAATGGTTCTGAAACCCAGTATTTATGGGGGTTGCTCACGCTGGAAAAGCGCGGCATCCAACCTGACGGAACAATTGAGAACCGAAGACTTGACGGTTGGGATCGACTAAGGCAATTTGGACTTGACACTCGTGTGTCCAGCGCCTGCTTTGGCAGGACGCGCTTGAAAAAAGACTACGACCTTCTCCTCGAAATGAGGTGAGGAGCAATTTCCTTCACAGCAGCGATGGCTTCAAACCATCGCTGCTTTTTTTTTCCAGCCTCATGGCCTGCTCCAAAAAACACGGATTGCATGGGAAGGTCAATTCGCGGAAATTTAAGCAGACCGAGCAAGATAATAAAAGCCGGCGCTGAGACAGAGGCCGTGCCCAAGGCCGGCGCGCTGCGTTCGGTCTCATCTAATCTTCCAATGTGATTGTCAATCGCACAGCTTGTCCGTAGAATCCGGGCACATTTATCGTGCGGAGGATCCAAATGAAAGTCAAAGCAGCTGTAGCATGGGGACCGAACCAACCCTTGAGCATCGAAACCGTGGATCTGGAAGGGCCCAAAAAGGGTGAAGTGCTGGTGCGCATCGTCGCCTCGGGCGTGTGTCACACCGATGCCTACACACTGTCCGGTGTGGATCCTGAGGGTCTTTTCCCTGTGATCCTCGGCCATGAAGGGGCGGGCATTGTCGAGGCGGTGGGCGAGGGCGTGACCTCGGTGCAGAAAGGTGATCACGTCATTCCTCTTTACACGCCTGAATGTCGAAGCTGTAAATTCTGTTTATCCGGCAAGACCAATCTCTGCCAGCGCATCCGGGAAACCCAGGGCCGCGGCCTGATGCCGGATGGCACCACGCGTTTTTCCAAAGACGGCAAGCCCATCTATCAC encodes:
- a CDS encoding deoxyribodipyrimidine photo-lyase — protein: NSLRQDLKDHYGATLLIARTMDEALTRIRREIQVERVLWNRSYEPQQLAHDQAFEERIKTQGIKPGVCIGSVLSEPWDIKNKSGQPFKVFTPFYKTFLARGTPPAPLPKPKKIETLPLADVPEGAVDDLQLLPQKPRWDLSMMKDWPTSEGAWWQAWKTFRHKHLSDYGTGRDIPSQHGTSRLSVPLHFGQISPRSLWADARAHPNSGTEIWLRQLVWREFAISSLFHIPTMDREPILEPFRKFPWVNEPEQLNAWQRGRTGFPIIDAGMRELWSTGWMHNRVRMIVGSFLVKNLHLNWTEGSAHFWDTLIDADRANNAMGWQWVAGCGIDPSPYFRIFNPMVQSEKFDPEGDYIKRWVPELAALPQRFIHSPWKAPANIRRLAPDYPEPIVDFASSRQQALMFYDRIKSRV
- a CDS encoding DUF4442 domain-containing protein, which encodes MTVWKNVLKDPRLLRFGMNVWPPFVGAGIVVEELAADYTYVRVALKPTIFNRNYVGTHFGGSLFAMTDPFFMLMLIRNMGSHYYVWDRSARIDFIAPGKGRVFSEMRITADDLKEMREATASGEKFERDFETEIKEEDGSIVAKVSKRIYARLKPEHRPRA
- a CDS encoding response regulator; the encoded protein is MKSKEICSAGFEHLPRYAAHAAESREEPRAGSFFTPVIPVVYQLPPLALALLSNPYRGIAPRGDETMLASNGNYLQNSARILLVDDEDLLSWCIEMELCAMGFDVRTANSLKVAREQLESFEPDLIICDQGLPDGWGTEFVKRLKRPVPVIMITAFTPPRIEDLNAVGIRKLLRKPFDLDVLTSEVQKHLKTFSLPGSSPFPPPGAALEG
- a CDS encoding PAS domain-containing sensor histidine kinase; amino-acid sequence: MTSGLFLAQDDVVQTLLGLAETPMLLLGPNFDVIDFSPQTLRLFPRLEKNQKLTRALDEEFSAPLFKLMESCDRSTGPVSLGVHHQAAPDQILHLTWKAQRLVHEDGSVRGYCLTALDQTYRDKLEDELKKSFRQIRDQKMALDESAIVAITDQRGVISYVNDTFCRISGYEREELIGKTHSVLKSGFHGPDFFRDLWRTISSGRVWKGEIRNKTKAGETYWVDTTIVPFLNDLGKPYQFVAIRFDVTEKKQMQEKLEKERMRSMYAEKMASLGELAAGIAHELGNPAASINAWLDVIESQYERQNLDLDMFMQTVPRVRRDAKRMRDIIQGMLTYARDGSRDPFQSEGVLTILNQVSDYCSYKLRKCGVRISIDVPNPYLTMECRITEISQMLVNFILNACDAIQELEDRWIQITATEQAGVVEFQITDSGSGIPKEVADKMFQPFYTTKPVGRGTGLGLSIARSIVDNHQGMVALDKSCPNTRFVITLPRLHQAEEKDWTQGGKMF